The genomic region GCTCCGGGAGCAGCTCGCCCGCACCATGGCCGAGAGCATCGACTACTCGCTCGCGCACCGCGAGCCGGCCCTCGACCACGCCATGAAGTTCGCGCGCGGCCTCGATCGGAAGCGGGCCGACACCTTCGTCGGCATGTACGTGAACGACTGGACCCGGTGCCTGGGCGAGCGCGGCCGCGAGGCGGTGGCGCTCTTCCTCCACGAGGCGGCCGAGCGCGGGCTGGTGCCGCGCGTGAAGCCGGAGTGGCAGGAGCGGTAGTCCGGCCCGTCCTCCCCTGCGCGATCCGGGGTTGACTCGCCGCGCACGCAGGTCCGCTCGACCCGGGGCCTGGATGCCCCCTACCCAGGGTACGCATCGCCCGGAGCCCACCTCCCCGATTCCTCAGTCAGCGCGGACCCGAGGCCGCCGGCGGTAGCGCGGCGGCCCTCTGGCACGGGGGGTGCTATTTCCCCGACCGGACCGTCTTCTTGACTGCGTTGGGCGCGTGCGGGCGCGACCCGAGGGAGAGGCATGTTCGCGAACCGGCTGTCGAGGCTGAACCTGGGGAAGAAGGTGGTGGCGGGCTTCTGCATCGCCATCGGCATCAGCGGGATCGTCGGGGCCGTCGGGTACGGCAGCGCCGCCGGCGTGCGCGACCGGCTCGAGTCGGTCGGCGGGCTGCAGCTCCCGAGCGTGAGCGCCATCGGCCAGATCCAGACGGCCGAGCAGGAGGCCGTGCGCGGCCTCAACGCCCTCCAGATCGAGCGGCTCGGGGCGGGCAAGTATCACGAGTCCGCCTTCGGGCTCGTGGGGCACTCGCTGAAGTCCATCGAGGAGGCGCAGGTCGCCTACGAGAAGCTCTCGCACTCCCCGGAGGCCCTCCAGAAGTGGGCCGTGCTGAAGGAGAAGGTCGCCGCCTGGCGCCCGCTCGTGCTCGCCACCGTGGACGCGGTGAAGGAGCGCGACCGGCTGGTCGCGTCGGGGCTCCCGGCGGGAGACGCGAGCCTGGGCGCCGCCGATCGCAGGCTCTACGACGCCTGGCTCTCCATGCGCGAGGCGCTCGACCCGCTCGACGCGGCGCTGGAGGATCTCTCGACGCTCATCCGGGCTCACGCCGAGGAGGCGCGGGAGCAAGGGCACGCGACCGCGGCCCGCTCCGCCGCCGTGATGCTGGCGGCGATCCTGCTCGGCTCGGCGCTCATGCTCGGCCTCGGGCTCTGGATCGCCCGCTCCATCGGCCGCGCCCTCACCGCCCTCACCGCCGAGGCGGCGAAGCTGCGCGACGCGGTGGCCGACGGGCGGCTCTCGGTGCGCGGGGACCTCGCCGCCGTCGAGCCCGAGTTCCAGCCCATCGTGGCCGGCATCAACGCGACCCTCGACGCCTACGCGAAGCCCATCGCGCTCACCGCCGGCTGCCTGGAGCGGATCGCGAAGGGGGACATCCCGGCGCGCATCACCGAGTCGTACCGGGGCGACTTCGACGCCATCCGGAACGACCTCAACACCTGCATCGACGCCGTGAACGCGCTCGTGGCCGACGCCGACGCGCTCGCCGAGGCGGCGGTCCAGGGGCGCCTCGCCACGCGCGCCGACGCCTCCCGCCACCAGGGCGACTTCGCCCGGATCGTGGAGGGCGTGAACCGGACCATCGCCACGCTGGTGGGCCACCTCGAGGCGATGCCCGCCCCGGCGCTGATCATCGATCGCGAGTTCACCATCCGGTACATGAACGCCACCGGCGCCAAGGTGATCGGCCGCCCGGCGGACCAGCTCGTGGGCACCAAGTGCTACGACGGGTTCAAGACCGCCGACTGCCACACCGACCGCTGCGCCTGCGCCCGCGCCATGCAGACCGGCCAGACGGCCACCAGCGAGACCGAGGCGCACCCGAACGGCGCCACGCTGCAGATCGGCTACTCGGGCGTGCCGGTGAAGGACCGCGCCGGCGCGGTGGTCGGCGCCTTCGAGGTCGTGGCCGACCAGACCGAGACGAAGCGCGGCATGGCGGTCGCGCGGAAGGTGGCCGACTACCAGGCGGCCGAGGCGGCCCGGCTCACCACCGCGCTCGAGCGGCTGGCGCACGGCGACCTCGCGCTCGAGCTGCAGGTGGCCGCGGGCGACGCCGACACCGCCGCCGCGCGGCAGGTCTTCGCCGGCATCACCGCCTCGCTGCGCCAGAGCGCGTCGGCGGTGGGCGCGCTCGTCGCCGACGTGAAGGGGCTCTCCCGCGCGACGGTGGAGGGCCAGCTCGGCGCCCGGGCCGACGTCTCCCGGCACGAGGGCGAGTTCAAGGCGGTGGTGCAGGGGGTGAACGAGACGCTCGAGGCGATCGTGACGCCGTTCCGGATCATCGCCGAGGACTGCGAGCGGATCTCGCACGGCGACATCCCGCCGCTCCGCACCAACGCGGTGAAGGGCGACATCGTGGCGATGCAGCAGAGCCTCAACCGCTGCATCACCGCGGTGAACGCGCTCGTGGCCGACGCGAAGGCGCTGTCGCGGGCGGCCGTGGAGGGCCGGCTCGCCGAGCGGGCCGAGGTGACGAAGCACGAGGGGGCCTTCCGCGAGGCCCTCCAGGGCGTGAACGCCACGCTCGACGCGGTGCTGGCGCCCATCGGCGAGGCCACGGCGGTGCTGGAGCGGCTCGCCGAGCGCGACCTCACCGCCCGGATGAAGGGCGACTACCAGGGCGACCACGCCCGCGTGCAGACGGCCCTCAACGCCACCGCCCAGGCGCTCGACGAGGCGCTCTCGCAGGTGTCGCAGTCGGTGGGCCAGGTGTCCTCCGCGGCGAGCCAGATCGCGTCGTCCTCGCAGGCGGTCGCGAGCGGCGCCTCGGAGCAGGCGGCCTCGCTCGAGGAGACCACCGCCAGCCTCGACTCGGTGGCGGCGATGGCGCGCAGCAGCGCCGAGCACGCCGGCCAGGCGAGCGCGCTCGCGACGAGCGCGAGGGGTCAGGCCACCGAGGGCGCGGCGGCGATGTCGCAGATGCAGGTGGCGATGGATCAGATCCGGGCCTCGGCCGAGGGCACGAGCGCCATCATCCGCGACATCAACGAGATCGCCTTCCAGACCAACCTGCTCGCCCTCAACGCGGCGGTGGAGGCGGCGCGGGCCGGCGAGGCGGGGCGCGGCTTCGCGGTGGTGGCCGAGGAGGTGCGGTCGCTCGCGCTCCGGAGCAAGGAGGCGGCGCAGAAGACCGAGGCGCTCATCCAGCAGTCGGTGAAGCAGGCGGCGCAGGGCGCCGAGACCTCGCGCCACGTCTCGGCGAAGCTGGGCGAGATCGTGGGCGGCATCGGGAAGGTGACCGACATCGTGGCCGAGATCGCCGCCGCGGCGAAGGAGCAGTCGGCCGGCATCGAGCAGCTCCACAAGGCGGTCTCGGAGATGGACAAGGTGACGCAGCAGAACGCCGCCAGCTCCGAGGAGTCGTCCTCGGCGGCGAGCGAGCTCTCCGGGCAGTCGGAGGAGCTCGCCGCCATGGTCGGCGCCTTCAGGCTCGGGGCGGCCGGCGGCAAGCCGCGCGCTGCCGCGGGCCCCGCGCCGGCGCTCCGCCCCGTCCCCGCCGCCGCGCGCGCGCCGGAGCGGATCGCGCTGAAGCCGGAGGAGGTCTTCCCGCTCGAGGAGGGCGGGGCCTTCACCGCGGACTTCTAGCGGGAGGCTGGCGGCGGCCGGGAGCCCCTGGCCGCTCCTCCCCGGCCCCTCCCCGCCCGACGGGGAGGGGCGGCGCGGGGTCACCTCGGCGGCGCCAGGTCGGCCGCCCTGCAGGCAGCCCGACCCGGACACTCGCGGCTTTCGTGACCCGGGGCCGTGGTGACCCGGGGCTCCGCCCCGACCGCGCGGCCGGTGCGGGCCGGTTTCGACCCTGATCCCGAGCGCTCAGCGAGACGCCTCTCCGCCCGCCTGACTGGCACGGGCGCTGCTCTCGACCCACCCCGAACCGGTGCGCCCTGGCCGGCCGCATTTCTCACCGGGGAGGGACTCATGTTCGGGAAGCTCAAGCTGGGCGGCAAGGTGGTGGCCGGGTTCGGCGTCGCGATCGCGATCAGCCTGATCGTCGGCGGGGTGAGCTACTGGAGCGCCGGGCGCATCTCCGCCCAGCTCGAGAACGTCGCCGCCGCCAAGCTCCCCTCGGTGGGCGCGCTCGGGGTGTTCGACGGGTCGATCCACGAGGTGATCCGCGGGCTGAACGTCCTGCAGATGCGGCAGCTCGGCCACGGCGAGCTCCACCGGGCGGGCTACGGCTTCGTGGAGGACGGGCTCCAGGACATCGCCGACGCCCAGAAGACCTTCGAGGAGGTGCAGCACACCGAGGCGGGCCTGAAGATGTGGGCCGGGATCCAGGAGCGCTACCGCGCCTGGGCGCCGCTGGTGGACCGCACCGTGGAGGCCGCGCGCGAGCGCGACAAGCTGATCGCCGCCGGCCACGGTCCCTCCGATCCCGTGGTGGTCGAGGCGGACCGCCGGGAGCTCGAGGCCTGGAGCGCCCAGCGGGCGGCCGCGGCCCCGCTGCAGCTGGAGCTGGGCAGGCTCGTCGCGAAGACCCGGACCGACGCGGAGAAGGTGCGCGAGGAGGGGCGCCGCGCGGCCGCCACCGGGAGCCTGCTCATGGCCGTGGCGATCGCGGCGGGCGCCGCGCTGATGCTGGGGCTCGGCCTCTGGATCGCCCGCTCGATCCGGCGCACCCTCGCCGCGCTGTCGGCGGAGTCGGGCAAGCTGCGCGACGCGGTGACGGACGGCCGGCTCTCGGTGCGCGCCGAGCCCTCGGCGGTGGAGCCGGAGTTCCGGCCCATCGTCGAGGGGGCCAACGCCATCATGGACGCCTACGCGCGCCCCCTCGCGCTCGCGTCGGGCACCCTGGACCGGATCGCCCACGGCGACATCCCCGACCGGATCGCCGAGGCGTCCCGGGGCGACTTCAACGCCATCACCGAGAACCTCAACACCTGCATCGACGCGGTGAACGCGCTGGTCCGGGACGCCGACGCGCTGGCCGAGGCGGCGGTGCAGGGGCGGCTGTCCGCCCGCGCCGACCCGAAGCGGCACCGGGGCGACTTCGCCCGCGTGGTGGAGGGCATGAACCGGACCCTGGCGACGCTGGTGGGCCACATCGACGCCATGCCGGCCCCGGCCATGATCGTGGACCGCGAGCTCACCATCCAGTTCATGAACGCCACCGGCGCCAAGGTGATCGGCCGCCCGGCGGACCAGCTCGTGGGCACGAAGTGCTACGACGGGTTCAGGACCAGCGACTGCCACACCGAGCGCTGCGCCTGCGCCCGGGCCATGTCGACCGGTCAGACGGCCTCGAGCGAGACCGAGGCCCGGCCCAACGGCCAGGTGCTCCAGATCGGCTACAGCGGCGTGCCGGTCCGCGACGGCGCGGGCGCGGTGATCGGCGCCTTCGAGGTGGTCGCGGACCAGACCGCGGTGAAGCGCTCCATGGCCGTGGCCCAGAAGGTGGCCGGGTACCAGGCCGCCGAGGCGGCGCGGCTCACCACGGCGCTGGAGCGGCTGGCGCAGGGCAACCTGGACCTCGCGCTGGAGGTGACGCCCGGCGACGCCGACACGGCGCACGCGCAGGAGGTGTTCGCCGGCATCGCGGCCTCGTTGAAGCAGAGCGCCGCGGCGGTGGGGGCGCTGGTCAACGACGTGAAGGCGCTCGCCCGGGCCGCGCAGGAGGGCCAACTCGGCGTGCGGGCCGAGGCCGGCCGCCACCAGGGCGAGTTCCGCGCCGTGGCGCAGGGCGTGAACGACACCCTCGACGGCATCGTGACGCCCTTCCGGACCATCGCCGAGTACTGCGAGCGGATCTCGCGCGGCGACATCCCGCCGCTCCGGACCGGGAAGGTGAAGGGCGACATCGTCGCGATGCAGCAGAGCCTCAACCGCTGCATCACCGCCGTGAGCGGGCTCGTCGCCGACACGAAGGCGCTCTCGCAGGCGGCGGTCGAGGGGCGGCTCGCGGAGCGGGCCGACGCCTCCCGTCACGAGGGAGCCTTCCGCGAGGCCCTCCAGGGCGTGAACGCCACGCTCGACGCGGTGCTGGCGCCCATCGGCGAGGCCACGGCGGTGCTGGAGCGGCTCGCCGAGCGCGACCTCACCGCCCGGATGAAGGGCGACTACCGCGGCGATCACGCCCGGGTCCAGACGGCGCTCGACGCCACCGCCCAGGCGCTGGAGGAGGCGCTCTCGCAGGTGTCGCAGTCGGTCGCGCAGGTGTCGAGCGCGGCGAGCCAGATCGCGTCGTCCTCGCAGGCGGTGGCGAGCGGCGCCTCGGAGCAGGCGGCCTCGCTCGAGGAGACCACCGCCAGCCTCGACTCGGTGGCGGGCATGGCCCGCTCGAGCGCCGATCACGCCGGGCAGGCCAGCGCCCTCGCCGCGGCCGCCAAGGGGGCGGCGGTGGAGGGCGCGGCGGCGATGTCGCAGATGCAGTCCGCCATGGACAAGATCCGGGCCTCCGCCGAGGGCACCGGGGCCATCATCCGCGACATCAACGAGATCGCCTTCCAGACCAACCTGCTCGCCCTCAACGCGGCGGTGGAGGCGGCGCGGGCCGGCGAGGCGGGGCGCGGCTTCGCGGTGGTGGCCGAGGAGGTGCGGTCGCTCGCCATGCGCAGCAAGGAGGCGGCCCAGAAGACCGAGGAGCTGATCCGGCAGAGCGTGGCCCAGGCCACGGAGGGCGCCCAGACCTCCCGCCAGGTCTCGGGCAAGTTCGGGGAGATCGTGGGCTCGATCGGGAAGGTGACCGACATCGTGGCCGAGATCGCCGCCGCGGCGAAGGAGCAGTCGGCCGGGATCGAGCAGCTCCACAAGGCGGTCTCCGAGATGGACAAGGTGACGCAGCAGAACGCCGCCAGCTCCGAGGAGTCGTCCTCCGCGGCGAGCGAGCTCTCGGGGCAGTCGGAGGAGCTCGCCGCGATGGTCGGGGCGTTCCGGCTCGAGGCGGCCCGCGTCAGGAGCCGCCCGGCCGCGGGCGCCGCCGACCGCGCCCTCCCCGCCGCCGCGCGCGCGCCGGAGCGGATCGCGCTGAAGCCGGAGGAGGTCTTCCCGCTTGAGGAGGACGGGACGTTCACGGCGGACTTCTAGCGGGGTGGACCTTCTCGGCTGAGACGAGAGGGGGAGGGGCCCCACCGTAGGTGGGGAGGGGCAGCGCCCCTCCCCGCCGGACAGCGTGCAAGCGACGAGCGGAGCGAGGCGCGCAGCGCGCTCGGCTCCGGCGCAGCAGGGGAGGGCCCCCGGCGAGCTTTGCTCGACGGGGAGGGGGCGCAGCCCCCTCCCGATCAGAACGCCCGCTCGGTGAGCTGCTGCGCCGCCTCGGCGATGGCGCGGCGGTGGACGCCGTCGGGCACGCGCTCGAGGGCGGCCATGGCGCGGCCGGTGTGCTCGCGGGCGATGGCGCGGGCGGCCTCCACGCCGCCGGAGCGCTTCACGGCCTCGATGACGTCGCCGGCGACGTCGTGGGCCTCGGCCTTGCCCTCGACCAGCGCCGAGAGGCGCTGCCGCAGGAGCGGCTCGGCCTCGCAGGCGCGGATGAGGGGCAGGGTGGCCTTGCCCTCGAGCAGGTCCGTGCCGAGCCGCTTGCCGAGCAGCTCGGGCGCGGCGGCGTAGTCGAGCGCGTCGTCCACGAGCTGGAAGGCGATGCCGATCCCCTCGCCGAAGACGCCGAGGGCGCGCGGCACCTCGCCGCGGATCCCGGCCGCCCAGGCGCCGGCGGCGGCGCTCCAGCCGAAGAGCGAGGCGGTCTTGCCCTCGACCACGTCGAAGTAGTCGCGCTCGGTGGCCTCGAAGCTCCCGCGGAGCGAGAGCTGCAGCACCTCGCCCTCGACGAGCCGGCGCATGGTGGCGAGCAGCGCCGGGAGCGCGGCCGGCCGGGCGTGCTGCTCGGCCACCAGCTCGAGCGCGCGGGTGAGGAGCCAGTCGCCGGTGAGCACCGAGACCGCGTTGCCCCAGATGACGCGCGAGGTCGGCTGGCCCCGGCGCATCGGGCCGTCGTCGATCACGTCGTCGTGCAGGAGCGTCGCCGAGTGGGTGAGCTCCGCGGCCACCGCGAACGGCACCGCGGTCGCGAGCTCCCCGCCGCAGGCGCCGCAGGCGAGCAGGGTGACGGTGGGCCGGATGCGCTTGCCGCCGGCGAGCACCAGGTGGCGGGCGGCGGCCTTGAGCGTCTCCTCGGCGTCGGCGGTGGCGCGCGAGAGCTGCTGCTCGAGGGCCATCAGCTCCTCGCCGAGGCGCGGCACCTCCTGCAGGGCCGCCTGCGCGCGCTCGGGGCGCGCCCCGCGCTCGGCGCTGGCGTCCAGCTGGGACAGGATGGCCTGCTCGGAGCTGCGCATGAAGCGACCCCTCCCGGGGAAAGTTCAAGAAAAGTTGAACGAGCCATATAGCGCGGCCCGGTGTCGCGGGTCAACGACGCGCCGTGCCGTTCGGGGCCCCTCCCGGCGCCCGGCACGGCGCGGGACGGAAGCGCGCTTCCTCCGCTGTGTCGCGCGGTTCCCACCGGCGGCGCCGCGGGCGCGGCGCGGAGGCGTGGCGCGAGGCGTGCACGGGCAGGGCGCGCGGCTGGACGGCCGCGGAGGGTGCGAATGCGCCACGTCTGGGCGGGGGTGCTCCTGGGCTCGCTCCTCGCGGGCTGCGGGGGAGGCGGGAAGGTCACGCAGAGCGGCGGCTGCCCGCCGGGGCAGCTGCAGGACGCGAGCGGGCGCTGCCTCGCGAGCTGCGACCCGGCGCAGACCTGCGGCGCCACCTGCTGCCCGTCGGGCCAGACCTGCCAGGCGGGCAACGTCTGCGGCGCGCCCGGCGGCTCCGGCCAGGCCTGCGGCGCCGGGGGGACCTGCGCCGACGGCACCTTCTGCCTCGCCGGGACCTGCGTCGCCGCCGATCCGAAGTGCAGCTTCAAGCCGCCCCCCGGCCCGTTCCAGCCGCGCGTCGCCTGGCAGTGGACCGGCTCCAAGGACCAGCCGGCCTACGCGCAGGTGCTGATGACGCCGGTGGTGATCCCGCTGCACCGGCAGGCCGACGCCTTCACCGCCCCGGCGGTGGTCTTCAACGCCATCCTCGACGGGCTCGGCGCCGGCGACGCGGTGCCGGGCGTGATGCGCGCCGTGGACGGCCGGGACGGGACCGACCTCTGGTCGAGCGACCCCGCCCACCCGGTCAACGGGATGGCCGCCATCGCCGCCGGCGACCTCTTCGGCGACGGGAACACCGAGTTCGTCACCGCGCGCATGCCGGCCCAGATCCCCGGCACGCCCTCCTACGATCCGAAGACCGAGGGGCTCGTCGCCTTCGACGACACCGGCCGGTTCCTCTGGGAGCTGGCGGGCATCCCGGTGGAGTGGGGCGCGCCGGCGGTGGCGCGCTTCGGGCCGGGCGAGGCGCGGGTGGTGATCGGCGCGACGGTGGTGGACGCGCACGGCAAGCTCGTCTGCCAGGGCCAGTCCGGCAGCGGCAACAACCTCGGCTACGGCCCGCTCTCGGTGGTGGCCGACATCGACGGCGACGGCGTCCCGGACATCGTGGCGGGCAACGCGGTCTACGACCTCGCCTGCCAGCCCAAGCCCGGCTGGCCCAACGGCCAGCCCGACGGCGCGGTGGCGGTGGCCGACTTCACCGGCGAGGGCAAGCCGCAGATCGCGGTGGTCTCGGGGATCCCCAACGCCGCGCCCAACCCGCCCACGCTCTCGGTCCGGCTCCAGGACCGGACCGGCAAGGTGATCTGGGGGCCGGTGACGGTGGCCAACGGCGGCGCCGGGGGCGCGCCCACCGTGGCCGACTTCGACGGCGACGGCAAGCCGGAGATCGGCGTCGCCGCCCGCGCCGCCTACCGGGTGTTCAAGCCCTTCGCCGCGAACCCC from Anaeromyxobacter paludicola harbors:
- a CDS encoding FG-GAP repeat domain-containing protein translates to MRHVWAGVLLGSLLAGCGGGGKVTQSGGCPPGQLQDASGRCLASCDPAQTCGATCCPSGQTCQAGNVCGAPGGSGQACGAGGTCADGTFCLAGTCVAADPKCSFKPPPGPFQPRVAWQWTGSKDQPAYAQVLMTPVVIPLHRQADAFTAPAVVFNAILDGLGAGDAVPGVMRAVDGRDGTDLWSSDPAHPVNGMAAIAAGDLFGDGNTEFVTARMPAQIPGTPSYDPKTEGLVAFDDTGRFLWELAGIPVEWGAPAVARFGPGEARVVIGATVVDAHGKLVCQGQSGSGNNLGYGPLSVVADIDGDGVPDIVAGNAVYDLACQPKPGWPNGQPDGAVAVADFTGEGKPQIAVVSGIPNAAPNPPTLSVRLQDRTGKVIWGPVTVANGGAGGAPTVADFDGDGKPEIGVAARAAYRVFKPFAANPILWEKPTQDTSDVTGSSVFDFTHDGKAEVVYGDECYTRVYDGTTGSIEFESPNPSCTVYENPVIADVDRDGRAEIVVATNSVCNITCPWGAHQGSGRHGVTVFKDLRDHWVSTRAVWNQHSYHVTNVNEDGSLPWPEQDNWTTPGLDDYRMNVIGNPDYSAPDLAADPLADVSLDRSACPASLTVAVRVWNRGAVLVTAGVPIAVYQGAAGGALLATARTAGAIKPGAFESVSIPLAGPASAPATVTVVLNDDGTGQGVVGECRRDNNAVAVPGAYCPAGGK
- a CDS encoding methyl-accepting chemotaxis protein, which translates into the protein MFANRLSRLNLGKKVVAGFCIAIGISGIVGAVGYGSAAGVRDRLESVGGLQLPSVSAIGQIQTAEQEAVRGLNALQIERLGAGKYHESAFGLVGHSLKSIEEAQVAYEKLSHSPEALQKWAVLKEKVAAWRPLVLATVDAVKERDRLVASGLPAGDASLGAADRRLYDAWLSMREALDPLDAALEDLSTLIRAHAEEAREQGHATAARSAAVMLAAILLGSALMLGLGLWIARSIGRALTALTAEAAKLRDAVADGRLSVRGDLAAVEPEFQPIVAGINATLDAYAKPIALTAGCLERIAKGDIPARITESYRGDFDAIRNDLNTCIDAVNALVADADALAEAAVQGRLATRADASRHQGDFARIVEGVNRTIATLVGHLEAMPAPALIIDREFTIRYMNATGAKVIGRPADQLVGTKCYDGFKTADCHTDRCACARAMQTGQTATSETEAHPNGATLQIGYSGVPVKDRAGAVVGAFEVVADQTETKRGMAVARKVADYQAAEAARLTTALERLAHGDLALELQVAAGDADTAAARQVFAGITASLRQSASAVGALVADVKGLSRATVEGQLGARADVSRHEGEFKAVVQGVNETLEAIVTPFRIIAEDCERISHGDIPPLRTNAVKGDIVAMQQSLNRCITAVNALVADAKALSRAAVEGRLAERAEVTKHEGAFREALQGVNATLDAVLAPIGEATAVLERLAERDLTARMKGDYQGDHARVQTALNATAQALDEALSQVSQSVGQVSSAASQIASSSQAVASGASEQAASLEETTASLDSVAAMARSSAEHAGQASALATSARGQATEGAAAMSQMQVAMDQIRASAEGTSAIIRDINEIAFQTNLLALNAAVEAARAGEAGRGFAVVAEEVRSLALRSKEAAQKTEALIQQSVKQAAQGAETSRHVSAKLGEIVGGIGKVTDIVAEIAAAAKEQSAGIEQLHKAVSEMDKVTQQNAASSEESSSAASELSGQSEELAAMVGAFRLGAAGGKPRAAAGPAPALRPVPAAARAPERIALKPEEVFPLEEGGAFTADF
- a CDS encoding polyprenyl synthetase family protein; this translates as MRSSEQAILSQLDASAERGARPERAQAALQEVPRLGEELMALEQQLSRATADAEETLKAAARHLVLAGGKRIRPTVTLLACGACGGELATAVPFAVAAELTHSATLLHDDVIDDGPMRRGQPTSRVIWGNAVSVLTGDWLLTRALELVAEQHARPAALPALLATMRRLVEGEVLQLSLRGSFEATERDYFDVVEGKTASLFGWSAAAGAWAAGIRGEVPRALGVFGEGIGIAFQLVDDALDYAAAPELLGKRLGTDLLEGKATLPLIRACEAEPLLRQRLSALVEGKAEAHDVAGDVIEAVKRSGGVEAARAIAREHTGRAMAALERVPDGVHRRAIAEAAQQLTERAF
- a CDS encoding methyl-accepting chemotaxis protein, whose protein sequence is MFGKLKLGGKVVAGFGVAIAISLIVGGVSYWSAGRISAQLENVAAAKLPSVGALGVFDGSIHEVIRGLNVLQMRQLGHGELHRAGYGFVEDGLQDIADAQKTFEEVQHTEAGLKMWAGIQERYRAWAPLVDRTVEAARERDKLIAAGHGPSDPVVVEADRRELEAWSAQRAAAAPLQLELGRLVAKTRTDAEKVREEGRRAAATGSLLMAVAIAAGAALMLGLGLWIARSIRRTLAALSAESGKLRDAVTDGRLSVRAEPSAVEPEFRPIVEGANAIMDAYARPLALASGTLDRIAHGDIPDRIAEASRGDFNAITENLNTCIDAVNALVRDADALAEAAVQGRLSARADPKRHRGDFARVVEGMNRTLATLVGHIDAMPAPAMIVDRELTIQFMNATGAKVIGRPADQLVGTKCYDGFRTSDCHTERCACARAMSTGQTASSETEARPNGQVLQIGYSGVPVRDGAGAVIGAFEVVADQTAVKRSMAVAQKVAGYQAAEAARLTTALERLAQGNLDLALEVTPGDADTAHAQEVFAGIAASLKQSAAAVGALVNDVKALARAAQEGQLGVRAEAGRHQGEFRAVAQGVNDTLDGIVTPFRTIAEYCERISRGDIPPLRTGKVKGDIVAMQQSLNRCITAVSGLVADTKALSQAAVEGRLAERADASRHEGAFREALQGVNATLDAVLAPIGEATAVLERLAERDLTARMKGDYRGDHARVQTALDATAQALEEALSQVSQSVAQVSSAASQIASSSQAVASGASEQAASLEETTASLDSVAGMARSSADHAGQASALAAAAKGAAVEGAAAMSQMQSAMDKIRASAEGTGAIIRDINEIAFQTNLLALNAAVEAARAGEAGRGFAVVAEEVRSLAMRSKEAAQKTEELIRQSVAQATEGAQTSRQVSGKFGEIVGSIGKVTDIVAEIAAAAKEQSAGIEQLHKAVSEMDKVTQQNAASSEESSSAASELSGQSEELAAMVGAFRLEAARVRSRPAAGAADRALPAAARAPERIALKPEEVFPLEEDGTFTADF